A stretch of Brassica napus cultivar Da-Ae chromosome C6, Da-Ae, whole genome shotgun sequence DNA encodes these proteins:
- the LOC106428252 gene encoding phosphatidylglycerophosphate phosphatase 1, chloroplastic/mitochondrial-like: MQTPSMAASTAFYYPIPKSFLLSPPFRYKRNPNNLISCSTKPISSLQTTNHRIQKQNLPLPPTFEDSFLLYQFSSPTEDPGFSNRISDGEPVELVIRSVEDDSKNLVISSNMWWADLKAALGQRINVEGIVSSVSVIVKDRHLVLPHVSVRDLRYIDWGELKKRGFKGVVFDKDNTLTAPYSLAIWPPLRPSIEQCKAVFGHDIAVFSNSAGLTEYDHDDSKAKALEAETGIRVLRHRTKKPAGTAEEVEKHFGCASSELIMVGDRPFTDIVYGNRNGFLTVLTEPLSRAEEPFIVRQVRRLELALLKRWLRKGLKPVDHILVSDVTPFVKDPSDL; the protein is encoded by the exons ATGCAGACCCCATCGATGGCTGCCTCCACTGCTTTCTACTACCCGATCCCCAAAAGCTTCCTTCTTTCTCCCCCTTTTCGTTACAAACGAAACCCTAATAATCTCATCTCTTGCTCCACCAAACCCATCTCTTCTCTGCAAACGACAAACCATCGAATCCAAAAGCAGAACCTTCCTCTACCACCCACTTTCGAAGATTCCTTTCTCCTCTACCAATTCAGCTCTCCAACCGAAGACCCAGGATTCTCTAACCGGATCTCTGACGGAGAACCGGTCGAATTAGTTATCCGCAGCGTAGAAGACGACAGTAAAAACTTGGTAATTTCGTCGAACATGTGGTGGGCAGATCTGAAAGCGGCTCTTGGGCAACGAATCAACGTAGAGGGCATCGTTTCTTCCGTCTCCGTAATCGTAAAAGACCGTCATTTGGTTCTTCCCCATGTTTCCGTCAGAGATTTACGCTACATTGATTGGGGAGAGCTGAAGAAAAGGGGGTTCAAGGGTGTAGTCTTCGATAAAGATAACACACTTACTGCTCCTTACTCTCTAGCGATCTGGCCACCACTCAGGCCTTCGATTGAGCAGTGTAAGGCCGTGTTCGGACATGACATCGCCGTGTTTAGCAACTCAGCAG GGCTTACGGAATATGATCATGATGATTCGAAAGCTAAAGCATTGGAGGCTGAAACAGGGATTAGAGTGTTGAGACATA GGACAAAGAAGCCTGCGGGGACTGCTGAAGAAGTTGAGAAACACTTTGGTTGCGCATCTTCAGAGCTAATCATG GTGGGTGATCGACCTTTTACAGATATCGTTTATGGGAACAGAAACGGGTTTCTAACCGTGTTAACTGAACCGTTGAGTCGAGCTGAGGAGCCTTTCATTGTTAGACAG GTGAGGAGATTAGAGTTGGCCTTGTTGAAACGTTGGTTGAGAAAAGGTTTGAAGCCTGTGGatcacattttggtatcagatgTAACACCATTTGTTAAGGATCCTTCAGATTTGTAA
- the LOC106428209 gene encoding F-box protein At3g59000, whose protein sequence is MGISNEQYPTKDGAANIHYDEDDLRVSGIEKTLNRASWTLWIEFWCCRVTLHLKNYPFEYAPVADTDRLDGWISSVLARGVSDLDLNIVLHLDLKIPGDYYQLKINYGIGVGWVAGRVFLPLLKTLILDTVPVCPREFEILLHALPSLEELVLTHVVWKGMDVTVSSASLKTLTINSIFVFNALSFDTPSLLHFECSGFVASDYPLVNMGNLVDAQIDFFLSQLHIKQLREPDLDWFDNQVALRFSNRWNRGLVIRNVWNFFHGLRNAPNLDLFPDTLEVLSMCSESMPVFNNLKSLAIESHKSRGWQAMPALLRNCPNLETLGLVHRVTDKCGDVCCCISREDKGLSLTLCPVKVMKVHGFEGTMEEMAMIKHFLDYFPCLKEMEVYAAEENNNPTRVGGNQRVLEMFELYNKLSSCNVQLRI, encoded by the exons AGGGTAAGCGGGATAGAGAAGACATTAAACAGAGCTTCATGGACTTTGTGGATAGAGTTTTGGTGCTGCAGGGTAACTCTCCACTTAAAAAATTATCCCTTTGAGTATGCTCCTGTGGCTGACACAGATCGACTGGATGGTTGGATAAGCAGTGTGTTAGCACGTGGTGTTTCGGATCTTGATCTAAATATCGTTCTGCATCTTGATCTAAAGATCCCTGGGGATTACTATCAGCTGAAAATAAACTATGGGATTGGTGTTGGTTGGGTTGCTGGTCGCGTTTTCTTACCGTTGCTTAAAACTCTGATTCTTGACACAGTTCCCGTTTGTCCACGTGAGTTTGAGATTCTGCTTCATGCTCTACCTTCCCTTGAGGAATTGGTTCTGACTCATGTAGTGTGGAAAGGTATGGATGTCACAGTGTCAAGTGCGAGCCTCAAGACCCTAACAATAAACTCAATCTTTGTTTTCAACGCTTTATCATTTGATACGCCAAGTCTCCTTCACTTTGAGTGCTCTGGTTTTGTTGCATCGGACTATCCACTAGTTAATATGGGAAACTTGGTTGATGCTCAAATCGACTTCTTCTTAAGTCAACTGCATATCAAGCAACTTAGAGAACCAGATCTTGATTGGTTTGACAACCAAGTTGCTCTCCGGTTTAGTAATAGGTGGAATCGAGGTCTTGTCATACGAAATGTGTGGAATTTCTTTCATGGCTTACGAAATGCTCCGAATCTTGACTTGTTTCCTGATACTCTTGAG GTGCTTTCTATGTGCTCTGAATCGATGCCAGTCTTCAACAACCTCAAATCATTAGCTATTGAGAGTCACAAGTCTAGAGGATGGCAAGCAATGCCAGCTCTTCTAAGGAACTGTCCAAATTTAGAAACTCTT GGTCTCGTGCACCGTGTGACAGATAAGTGTGGGGATGTTTGCTGCTGCATCTCTCGGGAGGACAAAGGACTTTCACTCACACTTTGTCCAGTAAAAGTGATGAAGGTCCATGGGTTTGAAGGAACAATGGAAGAGATGGCGATGATAAAGCATTTCTTGGACTATTTTCCATGTTTGAAGGAGATGGAGGTCTATGCTGCTGAAGAGAATAATAATCCTACACGGGTAGGAGGAAACCAACGTGTCTTGGAGATGTTCGAACTCTACAACAAGTTATCGAGTTGCAATGTCCAGCTCCGcatatga